Below is a genomic region from Paraburkholderia sp. BL23I1N1.
GGTGCCGCGACACCTACGCTCGCGCGTTTCCCTGCGGCCGCTTTTTTTCGACTAGCCATCAAACCTGAAACGAGGGACGGTCAACGATGATTCGAATCAATGACGCCAGCATTGCGCGACGCCTGCTCGCTGCAAGTGTTTGCGTTTCTCTGGCTTTAACTGCGGTCAATGTCCGCGCGGCGGATGCCTTCGCGCTGTCGTCGCCGGGTGTGACCGATGGCGGCACGCTGGATTCGAGCCATGCGGCGAGCGCGAACAATTGCGGTGGCGGGAATGTGTCGCCGGCCTTGCAATGGCGGAACGCACCTGCCGGCACGAAGAGTTACGCAATTACGATTTTCGACCCGGACGGCGCAAAGGGATTGGGAATTGTGCACTGGGTGCTCTATGGCGTCGCGCCTTCGGCGACCGGGCTTGATGCCGGCGCTACGCCGCCGGCCGGCAGTGTGGCCGGAACGAACCGGACGGGCGGCCCGGGATATTACGGACCCTGTCCACCCGTCGGAGAGGTTCCGCATCATTACACCGTGCAGATTTATGCACTTGATTTGCCGCCCGACGCATTGCCGGCAGGTTTGACACGGGACGCGTTGCAGGCGGCCATGAAGAATCATGTGCTTGCCGCTACCAGTACGGTGCTGCGATACGGACGATGATTTCTCCTGCCTTGACGGCGGCGGCCGTGCAACCAACCAGCGCCGCCGTCAAAGAAGCAAAACACTACCTGGCGGCATCGCCCCATCGATATTCCAGACTAACCTCGTCGAGCTGCGCCTTGACATGCGCGTCGAGCACAAATTCCGGAGCAGCCAGCGTATCGCTCAATTGCTCGGCGCGGCTGGCGCCAATAATCGCCGAGGTAATCAGCGGATTGGCCAACACCCAGGCAAGCGAAACCCGAGTCAACGACTCGCCGGTCGATGACGCGATCGCCTTCAACTTTTCGATCGTTTCGAACTCGCGCTGATGCCAGTACCGCTCCTGGTACATCGCCCCCGCCTTGCCGACTGTATCGGTAAATCGCCCGGACGTGGGCGCTGCATCCACCCGATGCTTGCCTGTCAGCAAGCCACCCGCCAGCGGGTTGTAAGGCATGACGGCGAGTTCCTCTTCATCCGCCAACGGCAACAACTCTCTCTCGATCTGCCGGAACAACAGGTTATACCGGGGCTGCACCGATACAAATCGCGACACGCGCAACACATCGGCGCGGCCTAGAGCCCGCGCCAGCCGATAGGCCAGGAAATTCGACACGCCGATATACCGTGCCTTGCCCGATCGTACGATCACGTCCAGCGCCTCGAGCGTTTCATCGAGCGGCGTATTCGCGTCGTCGGAATGGAGCTGGTACAGGTCCACGTAATCCGTGCCGAGCCGCCGCAGTGATGCGTCGATCGCGTCCAGCAGATGCTTGCGCGACGCACCCTGGTCCCACGCAGACGGCCCCATCTTGCCAACCGCCTTGGTCGCCAGAATAAAGCGGTCGCGTTTGCCCTTCAGCCACCGGCCGACGATCTCCTCCGTGCGCCCGGCAATGCTCTCGCCGCCGCCGAGCGGATAGACGTTGGCGGTATCGATGAAGTTCACGCCGGCATCCGCCGCCGTGTCGAGAATGCGATGCGAATCGTTTTCTTCAGTTTGCAGGCCAAAGGTCATCGTGCCGAGGCACAGGCGCGAAACGGTCAGGCCGGTGCGGCCGAATTTGCGGTATTGCATGGTCAACTCCGAAGCAGGACGGAACGGTAGCGGTATGCGGCGTTGAAAAAAGGATAAACGATGTGGCGATTTCGCGTTCGATCACCCGTGGCTCGCCCGCCCGGAACCCTGCACGCCCGCCAGCGGGAAAGTAGGCACCCGCGCTAGAATCTTCGCAGACGTCCAAAATGTTGGCCCCGCCGGAATTCTGCCGATGACCACACTCCCCAATCAGATCGACGCCGCGCTGATGTCGCGGCGCTCGATCCGCGCCTTTCTGCCCACGCCGGTCGCGCGCGCCGATATCGAAGCGATTCTCGAAACGGCCAGCCGCGCGCCATCGGGCACCAACACTCAACCGTGGAGGGTTTACGTGATGACGGGCGAGTCGCTCGCCCGGCTGTCGCAGACTTTGGTCGCCGCCTATAACGATCCCCGGCGCGACGCGCTGTATCAGGAAGAGTATCGCTACTACCCGCATCAATGGGTGTCGCCGTATATCGATCGCCGCCGCAAGGTTGGCTGGGATCTGTACGGCCTGCTGGGCATCGAAAAGGGCGACAAGGCGCGCATGCATGAACAGCACGCTCAGAACTATCGTTTTTTCGGTGCGCCGGTCGGCCTGTTCTTTTCGATCGAGCGGGTGATGGAGCGCGGCAGCTGGCTGGACTACGGCATGTTCTTGCAAGCGGTCATGACGGCGGCGCGCGGCCGTGGTCTCGATACTTGTCCGCAGGCAGCATTTACGCCGTTTCATCGCGTGATTTCCGAGCATCTCGGGCTGCCGGACGAAGAGCAACTGGTGTGCGGCATGTCGCTCGGTTTCGCTGACGAAAGCGCGCTGATCAATACGTTACGCACCGAGCGCGAACCGGTTGAACGGTTCACGCGATTCCTGGATTGACGGTATCCCCACTTCCCCTCGGACCATGATGAAAACCTCACGCCGCCATTTTCTGATGCTGAGTGTGGGCATGAGCTCATCGCTCATGCTGTCCCGCATTGCTTTCGCCGACACCGCGGACACACTGAGCGAAGCTGATCCGAAGGCGCAAGCCGTCGGCTATAAAGAAGATGCATCGATGGTCGACAAGGCGAAATTCCCGGCCTATACCGCCGGGCAAACCTGCGCCAACTGCTCGCTGTTCCAGGGTAAAGCCACGGACACCTACGGCGGCTGCACTCTGTTCGGCGACAAGCAGGTCGCCGCGCGCGGCTGGTGCAGTTCGTATTCGAATATGTGACCGCGCGCGGGCAGGGGTGATTAAAAAAACGCCGTGGCCCTAGTTCAACGCGCTCAATACCAGGTCATGCGAATGACCGATCCAAATCGCCGCGTCACGGTGGTCGCGCAAGGCGTCGCCGGTATTCGGGTGCAGAAAAATATCGAGCGCGCCGTGATTCAGCGTGAGCCAGCCGACGAGTTCGGCGAACTGCTCTTGCGCGAACGCGAGCTGATACGACCACATCGGATGTGGCCCAACCGGGCGTTCGTGAAAACGGCCCATTTGCAGTTTGCCGTTCCAGTGTGCTTCGATCTGCTCGCGAAAAGCCCACGCGGCGTCGCGGCTGTCTGAATCGAAGTAAACGTGGGCGTGCCAGCTTTCGATGGCCGAAATATCGCGAAGGGTCATAACAAGGTCCGTACCGGTTCCGTTTATCAGACACCCATTCTGCTTGAGTTTCCGCCGACGCGTGCGGCGCATACCTACGCGCCGATTCGGCAAATTGACCTGCCAATTCCCCTCGTTTCGCGCAATTGCATTCGCGCACTCTCACATAAACTGTTTTCCATGGAGCGACAAGTCACCGAGCCCATCGACGCGGTCTTCCCCCGCGTTGTTTTGAACCGTACCGTTGATAGCAGTTTGCCGCGGTTGTTTAACGTGGCAGGGCAGTAAAGCAGTAGGAAGTCGAAGCAATGCAAAAAGTGCGCGATCGAAGCAACAATGCGCGCGAATCCGCAGGGGGTTGCAGCGAGGTGATGTTGATAGCGAGGGACCGAGCTGTAACGCAGTAGCAGTTCAAGTAGCAACAGCTTTGTTAGTTTGTGGTGGGTATAGGTCGGCAAGCATCCACGCGCCTGTACGACTCTCCATCCTGTCCGACCCTGTTCCCTCGCGGGAACAGGGTTTTTTTTCGTCCGTGCGGCCAATACGACTTGTATTTCGCCGGTCCGAACCTATATGGCAGAGTTGCATTTCAGGCTCGCAGCAGGGGACATTCTGCTCGCGCGCGGCGCGATGTCACGCACAAGTCACGCGCAAGTCCTGCACAAGTCACGCGCAATCGAGACTTTGAGTCGTTTAAGTCTGTCTTAATAGTTGCTTGCCATGATGGCTGCACAGACTCACATTAGGGCCTGTCAAGCCGCCGGCGTATCGGCGGCGTTTGTCACCGGAGAACACACCATTCGGTGGCAAAGCCAAGAGTTAGCGAAGGAGGTTGAATTCATATGTCCAGTAAATCGCGAGTCCGCAAGCACACCCAGCCGGCCATGTCGCCGCTACTGCGCGCGCTGACCTATAGCCGCACCGCCCACGAGCCGGTCACCACGGCGATGCTCCTGCAGTGCTACACCGCCCTCGATGCATTCCAGCGCGGCCGCGGCTCGCGGGATTTGCACCTGACCTTGAGCCGGCATTTGCTGGTGTCGCAAGAATTGGCGCGTCTGGGTCTTGGAGAAGACGTTCTGGCCGATATCGAAAGCGCGCATGCGGCGATGGTGCAGCTTGACGCGCGTGAGCATCAAGACGGCGCCTGGATTCTCGAGGACGGCGAATACGCCCGTCTTTGCACGGCGCTGGCGATTCTCGACGGCCAACTGTCCGCCGCATCGTTGAGCGAAATCGCGAACGCGGAAGCGAAGATGGTTGAAGGGCTGATGAGATCGGCCCGTGCGCAGGCAATTGTCGAAGCGGTTGCCTAACAAACCGCGTCGCCGCTCTGCGGCAACGAACGCACAAACAAGGAACGCCCTGCTTACCCGGGGCGTTTTTGTATCTCGACGCAAATTCTGTTGCTTGCCAATCCGATGTACCGAGGTTAAAGCACCGCGGCTATAATCTCGGTCATGAAATTTCTGCGGACCTTGCTCCTCCTGTTGCTGTGTGCTGCGTTGCCCGTTAGTGGGCTGGCGGCCAGCGGCTTGACTGGAGAATGTCCCATGCAGATGAGCATGAACGCCGACGAAGGCGATTCGATGTCGGCGGACATGCCCGGCTGCGAGTCCAAGCCTTCATCGCAGACCGGAAAGGCCAAAAGCTTTTTCTGCAAAGTAACGGCGCAATGCCAGCTTGGCAGTCTGTATCACCCGGTCTCTCCGGCCGGCATAACCCGCCCTGCCGGGTTATCGAGCACCGTTGCTTTCCACTACTCGCAGTCGCTGCCGGTCCGTGAGCCGACCGGCTTGTGGCGACCTCCTCGCGCCATCTAATCCCTTGCTGACAGGTTCACCGCATTTGCGGTGAGGTCGTCCTGCGTCC
It encodes:
- a CDS encoding YbhB/YbcL family Raf kinase inhibitor-like protein; this translates as MIRINDASIARRLLAASVCVSLALTAVNVRAADAFALSSPGVTDGGTLDSSHAASANNCGGGNVSPALQWRNAPAGTKSYAITIFDPDGAKGLGIVHWVLYGVAPSATGLDAGATPPAGSVAGTNRTGGPGYYGPCPPVGEVPHHYTVQIYALDLPPDALPAGLTRDALQAAMKNHVLAATSTVLRYGR
- a CDS encoding aldo/keto reductase, whose amino-acid sequence is MQYRKFGRTGLTVSRLCLGTMTFGLQTEENDSHRILDTAADAGVNFIDTANVYPLGGGESIAGRTEEIVGRWLKGKRDRFILATKAVGKMGPSAWDQGASRKHLLDAIDASLRRLGTDYVDLYQLHSDDANTPLDETLEALDVIVRSGKARYIGVSNFLAYRLARALGRADVLRVSRFVSVQPRYNLLFRQIERELLPLADEEELAVMPYNPLAGGLLTGKHRVDAAPTSGRFTDTVGKAGAMYQERYWHQREFETIEKLKAIASSTGESLTRVSLAWVLANPLITSAIIGASRAEQLSDTLAAPEFVLDAHVKAQLDEVSLEYRWGDAAR
- a CDS encoding nitroreductase, translated to MTTLPNQIDAALMSRRSIRAFLPTPVARADIEAILETASRAPSGTNTQPWRVYVMTGESLARLSQTLVAAYNDPRRDALYQEEYRYYPHQWVSPYIDRRRKVGWDLYGLLGIEKGDKARMHEQHAQNYRFFGAPVGLFFSIERVMERGSWLDYGMFLQAVMTAARGRGLDTCPQAAFTPFHRVISEHLGLPDEEQLVCGMSLGFADESALINTLRTEREPVERFTRFLD
- a CDS encoding high-potential iron-sulfur protein, encoding MKTSRRHFLMLSVGMSSSLMLSRIAFADTADTLSEADPKAQAVGYKEDASMVDKAKFPAYTAGQTCANCSLFQGKATDTYGGCTLFGDKQVAARGWCSSYSNM
- a CDS encoding DOPA 4,5-dioxygenase family protein, which encodes MTLRDISAIESWHAHVYFDSDSRDAAWAFREQIEAHWNGKLQMGRFHERPVGPHPMWSYQLAFAQEQFAELVGWLTLNHGALDIFLHPNTGDALRDHRDAAIWIGHSHDLVLSALN